A window of Pyrus communis chromosome 3, drPyrComm1.1, whole genome shotgun sequence genomic DNA:
TCAACGTCACCTCACTTTCTTCCTGCCAATGCCATGTTGGGAAAGAAGAAAATGCAGGTCTGCAACAAATTCAAGAAACACACAATTATATAAATAATCAGAAACTAAAGAGCTATTGGGCAAACACATAAGATATGTAGATGGAAAAATGAGAATAAAAGCAAAAATCAAAGATATATAACCATGATCAGAAATCGAAATCGAAATCCTACAAGGGCCTATAAGATGTGGGACTATTCCCTATATAACATAttgctaattagttttatggtgaaatctCAATTTTTATCAGTAATAGTGCATGAAAATGATGATATCATAAAAATTATTAGTGGAGCGTGAGAGGGCTTTCTTAAGTTTACGAGAGAAAACTAATAATGTTTCAATAGAGAAAAATGAGATTTGATAGAAGAATTGTAATAGCTCATGTGGAGCTAGGCGTAAGGAAAGGGAATTTATTACCCTTTTGGGGAAAGTACGGGGGAATTTTAGTTATGTAAGGTTTTCTGGTCGAGTGAGTATTGAAGGAATTTTTCAGACTCCATTAAGCTTAAGGTGACTGATTGTTTACTTTAGTGGTAGTCCAGAGTTCATGCCCTTCGCTAACAGTTTGGGGCATGACATTTTTGATGTGGTGATTTACATCTATGATGTTTAAAATCGATAAAATCAGCATCTGAATTTGTtcacaatcaatcattttgatcatttcataCAAATTCTgcattaaataagaataaaataacaaaaacgcCCTCAATTtttgccaaattttttttttcctttacgcCTTTGGTGCAACAGGGTTGTACTTCCTGAATTCAAGAGATGTCCAGTCCTTCAGTGGAACAGAGTTGTCCTTGCCAGTCCTTTAGTGGAACAGAGTTGTCCTTGCCGAATTCAAGAGATGTCCAGTGTGATGGTTCAGCTTTAGCCAGGCGAATTTCAACTTCGGTGGACAGAACGTCAAATCTGCACTTTTCAGGTATTATCTTTCCAAATAAGCGAGGCTGAAAATAatatgtatgttcaccagcaacATCAATGCTAACACTTAGTATTTGTTCACCAAACTCAACATTAACGTCTTTGGCTGGTATGCCCTTGGCGAATATAGTCACAACCACTTCTTCTAGCTTCTGGTAGAATTAAAGCCCGTACTTTGGTTTGACAGATGCTACGGCCAACTCCAAGGGGTCATAGATGGACACCTCCTTCCCACGCATTTTGAGATCGGAAGCCATGGGCGGACAACTGTCCGTGTGGAATGAGGGAGATGGAAGAGTCTAGAAAAAAAGTATACAACTATCGTTAATTGTTGATTTCTTTACATCTTTGAGATAAGAAACTAAATACAATTTATAGTAtttaataaaatacaaaatacgttgataaattaataaatttttaatttatcgtttatttaatattttgctAAATAATAGTCTTCCTGGGTCTCGAGGCTATTAATTTAAAGAAGTTTAATTATATagaaaatcaaaaataaaaacaggacaaaaaataaaaataaccaaAACAGTTCTTAAGAACTtttcttaaaaacaattttctttaagaatcaaaaacttgtttgggatgcgaattaaaaattttaaattttacaactCAAACTGAACAAAGAAATCCAAAAAGAAGGGTcgagggagaaagagaagagacgAGGAAAGCAAGTAAGATGATTGgatgaaagagaaagaagagaggatcgaaggagatagagaggaaaaggaatgagagaaagaaccgagagaATGAAGAAAACGGATTGAAGGAGAGACGAAAATGatcggaaaaaaaaagaagggggcgagagaagaaaagagatagatttggagtaagaggggaggagggagagaaagaaaaaaagttagtttaaaaactcactttttgtgtttttggagaataaactatatttttgagttagttttgaattcagtttttgaaaatagttataccaaacaagtttttaaggcctaaaacttgaaaattatttttgagtttaaaaagttggattcaagttaAATACCAAACATGCCCTAAACTTAGGTGCTAAAATTTGGCAAATATAAGATATAACTCTAATAATTTCGGAAGTACAAACCTCGTCAGACATAGTATTGCTTGGTACGGCAACAATCTCGTCCTTGCTAGAGTATGCGTCACCGCCATCACCATCATCCCAGACTAGATTAACTCCTGTTTTCATCAATCGCCACATCCCACCCAATCTTGTCGTAACTGCAGAAATCGAGACTTCGTCCCCACTTTGCAAACGGAGTACATCATTTGATAATACACTTTGCAAACGGAGTACACGACCAGTGAAACTGGATGAAGATTCTCGCGGGATGTGCAAAGCCTTACCCTTGGTAATATTTGTAACAGTAAATCCAGGACAACAGCGGTTGAAAACACAGCACAGAGTCAATCCTCTAAAATTACGACCCAAATATTGGGGCACTTTAAAACGAACATCATTGGACTTACGAATACCAACAACCTGGAACCACTCTGGAATATCATAAACTCCATTGAGAAAAATAATGCCACCATGTCCGAAGGAAGTCAATCCCTAGAGCATACCATGTAAAGCCAGATTAATTTGTAGAAGCAAAAGTCTTAATTATGCATGCGTGTGTCATGTACAGTGCCTCTGTGGGCGTGTGATAGAAAGAGCAAGAGAATACAGCTCTCAGAGAGAGATCTGTAGGATGTTCTTCCTAAAACTCAGCATGTACACGTCATTCTTATGCATAAGTAATATATTCTAGTATATGCATGTCTTACGCGTGTATCTGTGCATGTTTATGTGtgcgtgagagagagagagagagagagagagagagagagagagagagacctgtaTGATGTTCTTCCTAAACGCAGCAGTGAGATTGGTGCAGCCTTCCATATGAATCCTTCTCATAGTGTTTAACGACTCATGCAAGCCTAGAATCTCAGTGAGTTTGGGGGAGAAATCTAGATGCAGTTCAACCATACCCGACATTTCCGAAAAATTTGGCATTTTTCCAAGTGAAATGCAATGATTCGCTCTCAAGATTTCCAAATTTGTTGGTAAATCTGGGATTTCACGAAGATCCTTGCAAGAACTCAAACGTAACATTTTAAGCTTGGAGAGTCCACTGAGGCTCGGTAGGATATAAAACAAATTGCCATCAAGCTCCAATATTTCTAAAGAAAATAGACTCCCAAGATCCTTAGGGATTGCATCATCAGTTAACCGGCAGTTTCTAAGGCCTAAAAATGTCAGGTTCTTCAATCCTACTATTGAAGATGGTACTTGCCTTACCATTGTATGGCATGCTTGAAGTGTTGTCAATGATACCATCCCCCCTAAGCTATCATCCAGCATTTTAAAACATGAACAGCCTTTAAGAATAAGAGTCTCAACTGACCTTGACTTATAGAAATCCCGTGGAAAATACTGAAGCGTCTTGCAGCCTTCAAGATTTACCAATGAAAGTCTTTCAAGATGCCCAATGGATGGGTGAATCTGAGACAATTTTCTACAGTTTACCAATATCAGTTTTTCAAGATTTGGGACTTTGGAAAGATCTGGTGATTCTGTTAGGTCATGGGAATAACTGAGATTGATGATTTTCAGATTCTTGAGCAGCTGCTAGGAAAAAAcagataacaaaataaaaattcaaatacaaGAGAGAAAGCAAGATATTGGTATTCACAGAAGCTgaagaaaataattaataatttgttTGAGATCGTATCATACCACGTCAGTATCCTCCCAAACTCGTTTGAGTTTGCTACAGCTCAGGTCAACAGCAACTAGGTTTGGCTGATCGAAATCTAAAGGTATGACCTCCAGAGGAAATCGATGCCAACACAACCATCTTAACTCTTTGGAAAATTTGTTGTAACTTCCATTGAGCTCTGTGTTACTGAGTTTGAGCAATCTTAGACTCCGCATCTTTCTAAATGCTTCTGTACTTGAATTAAAAGACGTAACTAAAGCAAGTCCTTCAATTGCCACAGTTCCCTAttcaaggaaaagaaaaaaggaacaaaGTAAGACAAAATTTATTTTCACGTGACAAGAGAATTTATACACATGAAGAAAGCAATGAATTAGATGCATGAACAAGAATTCACTTGTGATTTACATTTTACCAAATTAATTAGGTATCTCAGTCGGCATCGGTTACACGGTGTTACTCTACGTATTACTAAACCCTTGGCACACGCGTGTGCCTTTAATATTGTTTTGGACttctatttctgaaattaaaaaaggaaaaatatggGTGGAGGGTTGGAGGGGTGAGTGGTAACTGCTTCAGCATCTACTGGTTGGGTTTGgcgtttttaattttaaaagttaattattGAAATAATAGGTGGCACATAGTTATCCCTTAATGAAGTTCATATTTAACATAAGATTTGATTGCCGAAGTACTTACAGATTGTTTCACCAATATGCGTTTTACATCCACATGATACCACAATCTACTACGTTCTCCAGGATTGTCAGGGCATTGTGCATGTACGATTTCTCTGGCCATGTCTCGAATCAAGTTATGCATCATCAGATTGCCTTGTGTATCAACAGTTACAAGGCATTGATCTTGGAGTTCTCGAATTCCTTTTTCTGGATATAAGTCACAGCCATCCAATATTGTCGTGACATCGTTCTTGTTCATTCCAATAAAGAAACAGCCTATATCCAGGAATACATCCTTCACCAGGTCATCATTTAGCCTATCATAGCTTGTCTTAATATTTTCGAGAATTACCCTATAAGGCTGTGAGCTTTTCCATTCATCCAGTATAGTTCCCCATCCACTTGTGCTTGTTGAACGTAGATAAGAACCTAAGACTTCAAGTGCTAGTGGCAAACCTCCACAGTAGTCAACAGCTTCTCTTGAGAGCTCAACGTACTCTTTATTAGGATAATTCTTTCTAAAGGCATGCCAACTAAATAGCTCAAGAGCTTCTTCTTTATTCATTTCTTGCAAAGGACATATCACCTCCACGTTAAGTATCTTTAGCAAATGTTGATCCCTTGTTGTTACAATAATTCTACTTCCTGGGCCAAATGAGTCATGCCTTAGAGCTAATGCATCTAACTGTGCATCGCGGTCTACGCCATCTACTATAACAAGTACTCTTTTGTTGCCAAGTCTTCTTTTAATCTCCTTGATCCCTTCATAGATACTACTAACCTTCATGTTTCCCGATCTCAAGATATCAGAAAGAAGTTTGTTTTGTGAATCAACCAGTTCCTTAACTTTTCTCACATTTGGAAGAAAACTTGTACCATCAAACATGTGCTGATATTTGTTGAAAATTACTTTTGCAACCGTTGTTTTACCCAGTCCGCCCATACCCCAGATTCCAATGATACGGACATCATTTGATCCTCCAACATCTAAATAATTACTGATTTCTTGCACGCGAGAATCTATTCCAACTGGGTGTACGGCTACGTCCAAGTAATTGTTCTTCAGTTCTCTAGTACTGAATCCTTCATACCTGGTAggtaaaattcaattcaaaattcATCAAAAGTAAGATCTACTTAAAAAATGGCACAATTAAATTGAACTAATATCTTACTCACTATGACTACAATGCTTGAGAGTGGAAGATTTGAAAGCCCAaatcaaaatcttcaaaaaCCATTAAAGCATTATGAACTTCAGAACTTATATTTATGTATGCATAAATGtgtaaaatcaaatatttgattcATGTGGCTCGCTCAATATCTGACCATAAATAACACAGATTTCTCATGGAAGAGTCTGGAAGCTctacattgcaatgtttaaaatcaAATACCCTAAGCCGTAGTTATATAAGTTCATTGTTTGTTGACATTTGATAAATATGAGAGTTAAATAGACCAATACATTATGTAGCCAATTAATAACTTCTGCAAGAAGGAACTAAGGTACCGCATActtgtgtatgaaaaaaaaatacaaaatacgggaaaggaaaaaagagaTAAGAAAGTACCCATCAGCTCCCAAGAACCAATCCGGATGTAGGCCAAAATCATAGAGATTAAAGTCTGAATCATGCATATTTTCCTTCATCTCTTTGTCCCATACTAGATTAACCCCTATTTTCTTCACTCTCACAGAAGCATCTGCGGTTTCAACAGGCATTACAACTATATCGACCTTGTCCCCTCCTTGCAAACTTAGCACATAGTTCGATATATGCCCCTGCCAAAGATAATGGTCATCAAGTGTACAGGAAGTTGGTACCGAGGCATATGTTATCCGGGCGAGCAAAGCAGTacgcttggttttattgctaaCGATAATGCCGAGAGGACCTTCACGTTGTGTCTTTGAAGAGTATATGCAGCACAGAGTCAACCCGCTAAAATTGCGACCAACAATTTGAGGTATGTGAATACTGACCGGATCCGGATCACCCTTGACAAAATCAAACCAGTCAGGAATATAATTTCCATTGAGAAAAATGCCACCATATCCACAAGAAGTCCATCCCTGTACCATGTAGAGCCAGATTTGTAACAACAATACATTGTTATGCATGCATGTGTCATATATATGGTGTCTTATACAAGTGCTTCGGTGTGTGGTAGAACGAGAAAGAGAACagactagagagagagagagagagagacctgaaGGATGTTCTTCCTAAAATCAGCAGTGAGATTGATGCACCCTTCCATATGAATTCTTGTCATCGAGTTTAATGACATCTCCAAGCCCGGAATCTCAGTGAGTTTGCAGGAATGACTTAGATACAACTCTCTCATATTCGACAATTCTGAAAAATCTGGCACTGTTTCTAATGCAGTGCACAAACCCGCTCGCAAGACTTTCAAACTTGTTGGTAAATTTGGGATTGCATGTAGGTTTGTGCAATCATCTAAACACAATGTTTCAAGCGTAGAAAGACCACTGAGACTTGGTAGGCtacaaaaactattttttcgAAGATCTAAATCTTCTAAAGAAATTAGACTCCCAAGATCCTTCGGGATTTCATCATCGGTTAAAGAGCAGCATCCAAGATCTAATTTCCGTAAAGAGTTTAAGCCATGAAAAGAAAGGGGCAAAAGACTAGTTGATGGTGACTCTTTCACTCCATATTGAGATGAAAACCTCAACTTTAGTATTTGTCTTATAGGTGAGCCATCTGCTGTCTTAAGGTAACTCTTTCCGAACCCTTCAGCCAAGTCTTCAAATCTTGAACAGCCGTTAAGAAGAAGAGTTTCAATAGACTTGGAATTAAAGAAATTCAGTGGGAGATCCTTGAGCATTTTGCAGCCTTCAAGATTTACCAAAGTAAGCCTTTCAAGATTCCCAATGGATGAATGAACCTCGGACAAACTCTCACAATCATTCAAAATCAATTCCTCGAGATTTGGGAGTTTTGAAAAGTCTGGTGTTTGTGCCAGGTTATGGGAATGACTGAGATTAAGAAGCTTCAACTTCTCGAGCAACTGTTAGacaagaaaaaaaccaaaataaatacaaaCGGAAAAGAGGAAGCAAGGAGTTCATGTTTATAAAACTTGGAAGAAAGAATAAATAATTTGGTTGAGGCCATATCATACCAAATCGGAATCCTCCCAAACTCGTATGAGTTTGCTATAGCTCAGGTCAATAGCAACTAGGTTTGGTTGATCAAAATCTTTTGGTATGACCTCCAGAGGAAATCCATGCCAACACAACCATCTTAACTCTTTGGAAAGATTGTGGTAACTTCCAGTGAGCTTTATGTTATTGAGTTTGAGCAATCGCAGACTCTGCATGTTTCTAAACGAGTCTGAACTGAAGCTACGCTCATCAGACTCTTGCACATCTAAAGCGAGTCCTTCAACGTCTTCCGTTCCCTAttacatataaataattaaaagttaaaataataaaaaaaaaacaaagaaaagggtTATTGGCACGGGAAAAGATAATTAATTCATATATCAGAACCACAAAGCCCTGAATTGGATGGATGAACCACATGAGAGGTAGACAATTAGACAATATAGAACATGGGACCTCTCATAGgcaatttttattatatatctaCTAGGAtgtgcttatatatatatgtgtatatatatatatatatctacgctatgtacttatatatataggggtgtgctatccacacacccctttttacttctctcacaccccttgttaatttctgtcctttgatcttcttcaattcatccgatccgacggccaaaatttaaaaaggtgtgagagaagtaaaaaggggtgtgtggatatcacacccctatatatatcTACTATAATGTGCACACATGTCTGGATAATAACCATAGAGTTGTCCTTTACAACTGTCTACATTAGTTAGGCATCTTTAGCAAGCTTCTGTTACGGGTATCATATTTAACAAATTGCACTTAAGAAGAGCAGGACATGTTGATTCTGCTATttaatttgagaaaattcaatACAATCGGCTCCTTTGTTGTCTCTTACAGGTTCCTTTCTCTGCCACATTAGTATGCGCATTTAACATCAAATTTAATTGCAGAAAGTACTCACAGATTGTTTTGTCAATACGTCTGTTATATCTTCATTATGCCACAATCTACTACGTTTTCCAGGATTGTCAGGGGATTCTGCACACACAATTTCTCTGCCCATGCCTTGAATCAAATCATGCATCATGAGATTGCCTTCTTTATCAACAGTTACAAGGCATTGATCTTGGAGTTCTTGAATTCCTATTTCTGGATAAAACTGACAGCCATCCAGTACTGTCATGACATAGTCCTTGTTC
This region includes:
- the LOC137727788 gene encoding uncharacterized protein isoform X1, whose product is MDSSSKEDCRYDVYLSCGGEDIRRTFTGHLYCSLKHHRFNVFMYDYKLEKSNGGIPERLIQEIERSKVAVVVFSSGYLMSEWCLEELVKIMECGKRLGLMFFPILYDVDPLDVRNQVGSFMQKFQKVKGEKMLHWIDALYEAVSLAELNLRKTDGHEGSFIRNVIAQIAQKLSCTTCSEVATSLVGIDSRVREISKHLDVGGSNDVRIIGILGMCGLGKTTVAQAVFDKHHHSFDGASFLQNVREKKLVDLQEQLLSDILKPAYIVISSMDEGTEEIEQMLRKRSVLVVIDGVDSVEQLDTLAIKPDSFGLGSRIIITSRNEHLLKILDVDKICTLPAMNERRALELLSWHAFGKNYPNEEYVELSRKAVGYCGGLPLALEALGSYLRTKSTSEWETVLDKWKRSQPYGVIHRRLEISYEGLTDDDVKAIFLDISCFFTGMNKDYVMTVLDGCQFYPEIGIQELQDQCLVTVDKEGNLMMHDLIQGMGREIVCAESPDNPGKRSRLWHNEDITDVLTKQSGTEDVEGLALDVQESDERSFSSDSFRNMQSLRLLKLNNIKLTGSYHNLSKELRWLCWHGFPLEVIPKDFDQPNLVAIDLSYSKLIRVWEDSDLLLEKLKLLNLSHSHNLAQTPDFSKLPNLEELILNDCESLSEVHSSIGNLERLTLVNLEGCKMLKDLPLNFFNSKSIETLLLNGCSRFEDLAEGFGKSYLKTADGSPIRQILKLRFSSQYGVKESPSTSLLPLSFHGLNSLRKLDLGCCSLTDDEIPKDLGSLISLEDLDLRKNSFCSLPSLSGLSTLETLCLDDCTNLHAIPNLPTSLKVLRAGLCTALETVPDFSELSNMRELYLSHSCKLTEIPGLEMSLNSMTRIHMEGCINLTADFRKNILQGWTSCGYGGIFLNGNYIPDWFDFVKGDPDPVSIHIPQIVGRNFSGLTLCCIYSSKTQREGPLGIIVSNKTKRTALLARITYASVPTSCTLDDHYLWQGHISNYVLSLQGGDKVDIVVMPVETADASVRVKKIGVNLVWDKEMKENMHDSDFNLYDFGLHPDWFLGADGYEGFSTRELKNNYLDVAVHPVGIDSRVQEISNYLDVGGSNDVRIIGIWGMGGLGKTTVAKVIFNKYQHMFDGTSFLPNVRKVKELVDSQNKLLSDILRSGNMKVSSIYEGIKEIKRRLGNKRVLVIVDGVDRDAQLDALALRHDSFGPGSRIIVTTRDQHLLKILNVEVICPLQEMNKEEALELFSWHAFRKNYPNKEYVELSREAVDYCGGLPLALEVLGSYLRSTSTSGWGTILDEWKSSQPYRVILENIKTSYDRLNDDLVKDVFLDIGCFFIGMNKNDVTTILDGCDLYPEKGIRELQDQCLVTVDTQGNLMMHNLIRDMAREIVHAQCPDNPGERSRLWYHVDVKRILVKQSGTVAIEGLALVTSFNSSTEAFRKMRSLRLLKLSNTELNGSYNKFSKELRWLCWHRFPLEVIPLDFDQPNLVAVDLSCSKLKRVWEDTDVQLLKNLKIINLSYSHDLTESPDLSKVPNLEKLILVNCRKLSQIHPSIGHLERLSLVNLEGCKTLQYFPRDFYKSRSVETLILKGCSCFKMLDDSLGGMVSLTTLQACHTMVRQVPSSIVGLKNLTFLGLRNCRLTDDAIPKDLGSLFSLEILELDGNLFYILPSLSGLSKLKMLRLSSCKDLREIPDLPTNLEILRANHCISLGKMPNFSEMSGMVELHLDFSPKLTEILGLHESLNTMRRIHMEGCTNLTAAFRKNIIQGLTSFGHGGIIFLNGVYDIPEWFQVVGIRKSNDVRFKVPQYLGRNFRGLTLCCVFNRCCPGFTVTNITKGKALHIPRESSSSFTGRVLRLQSVLSNDVLRLQSGDEVSISAVTTRLGGMWRLMKTGVNLVWDDGDGGDAYSSKDEIVAVPSNTMSDETLPSPSFHTDSCPPMASDLKMRGKEVSIYDPLELAVASVKPKYGL
- the LOC137727788 gene encoding uncharacterized protein isoform X2 yields the protein MDSSSKEDCRYDVYLSCGGEDIRRTFTGHLYCSLKHHRFNVFMYDYKLEKSNGGIPERLIQEIERSKVAVVVFSSGYLMSEWCLEELVKIMECGKRLGLMFFPILYDVDPLDVRNQVGSFMQKFQKVKGEKMLHWIDALYEAVSLAELNLRKTDGHEGSFIRNVIAQIAQKLSCTTCSEVATSLVGIDSRVREISKHLDVGGSNDVRIIGILGMCGLGKTTVAQAVFDKHHHSFDGASFLQNVREKKLVDLQEQLLSDILKPAYIVISSMDEGTEEIEQMLRKRSVLVVIDGVDSVEQLDTLAIKPDSFGLGSRIIITSRNEHLLKILDVDKICTLPAMNERRALELLSWHAFGKNYPNEEYVELSRKAVGYCGGLPLALEALGSYLRTKSTSEWETVLDKWKRSQPYGVIHRRLEISYEGLTDDDVKAIFLDISCFFTGMNKDYVMTVLDGCQFYPEIGIQELQDQCLVTVDKEGNLMMHDLIQGMGREIVCAESPDNPGKRSRLWHNEDITDVLTKQSGTEDVEGLALDVQESDERSFSSDSFRNMQSLRLLKLNNIKLTGSYHNLSKELRWLCWHGFPLEVIPKDFDQPNLVAIDLSYSKLIRVWEDSDLLLEKLKLLNLSHSHNLAQTPDFSKLPNLEELILNDCESLSEVHSSIGNLERLTLVNLEGCKMLKDLPLNFFNSKSIETLLLNGCSRFEDLAEGFGKSYLKTADGSPIRQILKLRFSSQYGVKESPSTSLLPLSFHGLNSLRKLDLGCCSLTDDEIPKDLGSLISLEDLDLRKNSFCSLPSLSGLSTLETLCLDDCTNLHAIPNLPTSLKVLRAGLCTALETVPDFSELSNMRELYLSHSCKLTEIPGLEMSLNSMTRIHMEGCINLTADFRKNILQGWTSCGYGGIFLNGNYIPDWFDFVKGDPDPVSIHIPQIVGRNFSGLTLCCIYSSKTQREGPLGIIVSNKTKRTALLARITYASVPTSCTLDDHYLWQGHISNYVLSLQGGDKVDIVVMPVETADASVRVKKIGVNLVWDKEMKENMHDSDFNLYDFGLHPDWFLGADGYEGFSTRELKNNYLDVAVHPVGIDSRVQEISNYLDVGGSNDVRIIGIWGMGGLGKTTVAKVIFNKYQHMFDGTSFLPNVRKVKELVDSQNKLLSDILRSGNMKVSSIYEGIKEIKRRLGNKRVLVIVDGVDRDAQLDALALRHDSFGPGSRIIVTTRDQHLLKILNVEVICPLQEMNKEEALELFSWHAFRKNYPNKEYVELSREAVDYCGGLPLALEVLGSYLRSTSTSGWGTILDEWKSSQPYRVILENIKTSYDRLNDDLVKDVFLDIGCFFIGMNKNDVTTILDGCDLYPEKGIRELQDQCLVTVDTQGNLMMHNLIRDMAREIVHAQCPDNPGERSRLWYHVDVKRILVKQSGTVAIEGLALVTSFNSSTEAFRKMRSLRLLKLSNTELNGSYNKFSKELRWLCWHRFPLEVIPLDFDQPNLVAVDLSCSKLKRVWEDTDVLLKNLKIINLSYSHDLTESPDLSKVPNLEKLILVNCRKLSQIHPSIGHLERLSLVNLEGCKTLQYFPRDFYKSRSVETLILKGCSCFKMLDDSLGGMVSLTTLQACHTMVRQVPSSIVGLKNLTFLGLRNCRLTDDAIPKDLGSLFSLEILELDGNLFYILPSLSGLSKLKMLRLSSCKDLREIPDLPTNLEILRANHCISLGKMPNFSEMSGMVELHLDFSPKLTEILGLHESLNTMRRIHMEGCTNLTAAFRKNIIQGLTSFGHGGIIFLNGVYDIPEWFQVVGIRKSNDVRFKVPQYLGRNFRGLTLCCVFNRCCPGFTVTNITKGKALHIPRESSSSFTGRVLRLQSVLSNDVLRLQSGDEVSISAVTTRLGGMWRLMKTGVNLVWDDGDGGDAYSSKDEIVAVPSNTMSDETLPSPSFHTDSCPPMASDLKMRGKEVSIYDPLELAVASVKPKYGL